The Methanobrevibacter millerae genome includes the window TTTTGATACAACATCATATACACTTTCTTCTGTAATGTGTTCTCCTTCTGATGCGGTTGCCTGTAGGATGTTGACTGCTTTACGCATATCTCCTTCTGCATGGTATACGATTGTTTCGAGTCCTTCGTCAGTATAATCAAAGTTTTCCTCATCACATATGTATTTTAACCTATTGACGATTTGTTCTCCTTTGATTGGTGCAAATCTGAATATTGCACATCTTGATTGAATCGGATCAATAATCTTGGATGAATAATTACATGATAAGATAAATGACGCAGTCTTTGTATACATTTCCATTTCACGTCTTAAAGCATGCTGAGCATCTTTTGTCATGTTGTCCACTTCATCCAGAAATATTATTCTGAATGGAGCTCCGACAGGTTTCAATCTACAGAAATTTTTTATATCGTTTCTAACTGTGTCAATTCCTCTTGCATCTGAAGCATTCAATTCCAAGAAATTTTGTCTCCAGTATTCTCCGAGAATTGATTTAACTAATGCCAGTGCAGTTGTTGTTTTTCCAACACCAGCAGGTCCTGTAAACATTAAATTTGGCATACTTTCTTCGCCAACATACTTTTTAAGTCTATTTATAATATGTTCTTGGCCTACAATGTCATCTAGGCTTTGTGGTCTATATTTTTCTACCCAAGGTCCACTCATTAAATCACCATGATTTTGTAATGTTAAAATATATGTCTGTTAGTTAATAATTAGT containing:
- a CDS encoding replication factor C small subunit; protein product: MSGPWVEKYRPQSLDDIVGQEHIINRLKKYVGEESMPNLMFTGPAGVGKTTTALALVKSILGEYWRQNFLELNASDARGIDTVRNDIKNFCRLKPVGAPFRIIFLDEVDNMTKDAQHALRREMEMYTKTASFILSCNYSSKIIDPIQSRCAIFRFAPIKGEQIVNRLKYICDEENFDYTDEGLETIVYHAEGDMRKAVNILQATASEGEHITEESVYDVVSKSKPQDISDMITKALTGDFMGSRKLLHETMVLQGTSGEDMVSQIYQEVSRRVLDGKMDPEFYIDIIEAIANCDFRIREGSNPRIQLEALLTKFL